In the genome of Halobacteriovorax sp. DA5, the window TTTTAACATTTCTAGTTATTCTTGCTTCATGTGGTTCTTTTGAGCAGCATGGGGGCCTTCTTCCTCTAAGCAAAGTTGAAAGTAATGAGATGCTTTTAACTGAAAGTGAGGAAGCTGAGTATCGTTACCTTGCAGACCTTTATGGGATCTCTGAAGAGAAACTTGATATCAAGGGGGACACTCCTAAGCGAGTTGTGCAAACAGAGAAAGACTGGCAACTTGAAGATATTAATCTTAATGAAATTGAAAATAGCTCATTTGTTATTAGCGACTACGAAGTAAGCTTTGTTGAAGATAAGTTTAAAAATGAAGCTCAACTAGTTGCAGAGGCCAAGGCCGCTGAAGCTGCTAAAAAAAGAAAGTCACGTGGAATTGCTTCTGTTCCAGAGGTAAGCTTAGTTCACAAGAAGAGAAGGCCAGCTTCACTCTTTGCTATGGCAAAGAAATCAACACCTGAATCAATTCGTTACTATATTGCTAAAAAAGGCGCTGATGTAAATGAGAAGAATAAGAGAGGTGATACTCCACTTCACATTGCTATCAAGAATAAGCGCTTCGATAATGTCCGTGCTTTATTAGGAATGAAGGCCGATCCAAATATTCCAGATGCGAACGGGAAGACTGTTGCCCAATATGCACAAGAGTTAGGAATAGAATCAATTTTAAAATTAATGAAGAAGAAATAAAAAAAGCTCCCTTCGGGAGCTTTTTTTTATTTTGTATATTCTTAGAATTTCTTTGAATTTATTTTGCAGCAGGAGCTGTTTCTTCAGTCGCTGGAGCAGTTTGTGCTGGAGCTGTTGTATCAGAGTTAAGTGGAGCTGCGATTGGCGCTGCACTATCAAGTAGTGATTTAGACTCTTTACCAGATTGAATCTTAGCAAGAAGAATACAGTTACCTAGGAAAAGAACAGTAAGTACAACTGTAATTTTACTTAGGATATTTCCTTGTTGGCTACCTGTGAATACGGCTTCTGAAGCACCACCTAGAAGACCTGCTTCCGCACCCTTACCAAATTGTAGAAGAACTACGATGATTAGAAGTACTGAAACAACACCGTGAAAAATCATTAAACCAGTAACCATAATTTATTTCCTTTCAATATAAATAGATAAATTAACAACAATTTATATCAACACATCGAGGCCATGACAAGTACTGTCTATGACCTGATGAGTTAAAAAATTATGATTTGATAATTATTTAGTTTGGACAACCAGTGAAAATTTGCTTTTCTAGATTGAAAAGATAGCAGTCACGTTTCTTGTAAGCGTTTTTAAAGAATAGTGGTGCTGCATTTGAAACGGCCTTTCTTACTTTATAGATTTCAGGCCAAGTAAGGGAAACAGGCATCTTTGTGTGAAGATAAATATTTCCGTTGTACGGTTTAGCGACGCGATCCCAAGCTTCTTGAGAAGGCTTATCATTGTCATCTCTATTTAGGAACCAAAGATTATCGAATTCACCTTTAAAGTCCTTAAAAAGCTGTGCAAATACTTCACCTTTATACGTGAACATATTGTCGAATTGAGTAAGCTCCGCTGTTTCTGAAATATTATATGAACCACTCATAAGGTTTGTCTTAGAGAAATCACTCTCATCATAATCAAAGATCATGTACTTGTGGTGATTAAGGGCCCAGTGACGAGGAGATGGTGCATGAGAGTAGTACTTAATTCTTACTGGTGCGACCTTATTCTTATTACCTGGAAGCTTCTTCCAATTGTAAACAAAGTAAGGAGTCATCTCTTTTGATTTTGTGCTTGTTTTATATTCTTGATTGTCGGCAACGATCTTAACATCAACACCTCGCTTAACAGCGTCCAAAAGTGCATCTGCTACATCTTTAATTACAAGGTGATTAACATTAACCAGAATATTCTTTTGAGATTCATTGATTAGCTTAATCATAGCATCGCGAACTAACCAAGTTTTCTGACCAGCTACCTTTTTAGGAGACATTCCTAAGTAGCGTCCAGTCTTGTAACTTTTAGAG includes:
- a CDS encoding ankyrin repeat domain-containing protein is translated as MSQLRFLTFLVILASCGSFEQHGGLLPLSKVESNEMLLTESEEAEYRYLADLYGISEEKLDIKGDTPKRVVQTEKDWQLEDINLNEIENSSFVISDYEVSFVEDKFKNEAQLVAEAKAAEAAKKRKSRGIASVPEVSLVHKKRRPASLFAMAKKSTPESIRYYIAKKGADVNEKNKRGDTPLHIAIKNKRFDNVRALLGMKADPNIPDANGKTVAQYAQELGIESILKLMKKK
- the secG gene encoding preprotein translocase subunit SecG produces the protein MVTGLMIFHGVVSVLLIIVVLLQFGKGAEAGLLGGASEAVFTGSQQGNILSKITVVLTVLFLGNCILLAKIQSGKESKSLLDSAAPIAAPLNSDTTAPAQTAPATEETAPAAK
- a CDS encoding phosphatidylserine/phosphatidylglycerophosphate/cardiolipin synthase family protein; amino-acid sequence: MKKLLFTTLIASNIFAGTSFWALFSPHQGEEAFNQIYTAIEGAKEKVWLTVYSWSDSTVTKNLEVACLSGVDVKVVLHPNLKSSSRVIDYAKSIEDAGCGVKFAYKKMHEKFSIVDDKWAFNSSANLSGGAKSRYSENFIFNNDSSEEGRTTIKTLNREFKFLWNSGKDIYTSQVSEENLASLDLLDLKNIPNEEENPSFVSSSMNFTYKEYAPSSKSYKTGRYLGMSPKKVAGQKTWLVRDAMIKLINESQKNILVNVNHLVIKDVADALLDAVKRGVDVKIVADNQEYKTSTKSKEMTPYFVYNWKKLPGNKNKVAPVRIKYYSHAPSPRHWALNHHKYMIFDYDESDFSKTNLMSGSYNISETAELTQFDNMFTYKGEVFAQLFKDFKGEFDNLWFLNRDDNDKPSQEAWDRVAKPYNGNIYLHTKMPVSLTWPEIYKVRKAVSNAAPLFFKNAYKKRDCYLFNLEKQIFTGCPN